CGGCCAGGCGATCTGCGTGAGCGTGTTGCCGAACTCCAGAAAATCACCCTTCCACGCCAGTGAAACGCGCATCAGATCCATGTCGTAGCACATGAACGCATCGCGCTTCTCGCCCAGCGTCACCACCATGCCCCGCATCGCGATGGCATCGCCGCCACTCGATTTAGGTCCGCGCACCGTCCCAGAAAAGACCGGTCCGCGCACCTGATCATTGGTATTCGTTTGGGCGTGAAGAGAAGCAGCCTGAAAAACTGAAAGGCAAATTCCGACGACAGCAAAACAGCGGCGTAGCGATATGTGCATATAGAGTGACGCCCCCTTTCATCCACGAAGCCCCTCTTTCCTACAAGCTGATTTCTTTCGTTAAATCGTCAAAACCGTTAAATAGTTAAACCAATGCACCCTTTCACGATTCAACGCTTTTAACAAATCACCGCTTCTTTACTTCTTCACCACCTGCACTGCCTGCTTGTTTCCGGCCCGGTAAAGCTCCTGCACCTCATCTGCCGTCAGAGCGCGGTCAAACATCGCGAACTCGTCCATGCGCCCGTTCCAGTTACGGAAATTTGCTCCGGAGCCGTAACCCACCGTGTTCCAGTTCGCGATCTCCATGTCCCCGATCTTCAAGGGCGATTTCACACCCGCCGACATCTCGTTCACCTGCACGCCATCCACGTAGAAGCGCACCTTCTTTTTCTCGCCATCAAACACTGAAGTGATCTGTGTCCATTGCCCGAACCGTTCCCGAGTGAAGATCACCGGGCTGCGATACGTCTGCTCATCGGTGCCCTTGATGCACAAGATCACCTTGCCGTCCTGATGGATTTGCCAATGCACTCTTCCGTCATCGAACCCGTCACCCATCATCAGCGAATTGTAGGAACGCTTCAGCCCGTCCACGCGGATCCACGCGTGCAAGGTCAGTGACTTGAACTCACCGGGAATGCGCGCACGCACGCGATCGCCAAGCGCCTTGAATTCCAAGGCGCGCTTCATCGGCCAACGTCCTTCCGTCCAGCGTGCGCCGATCACGGCGCCGTCTGATTCATGCGGTCCAGTGCTGCTCACATTGCGCAAGGTCCGTTCCTGCTCGGACGGCGGTTGAAAATCATAATACACCAGCAATCCCGGCCATGAGCGCCAGCGCTGGCTCGTCTGCTTCCACTCGGCGAACTGCCGCGTCTGCACGATCGCCTCCTTGGAATCCAGCTCACCGGGGGTCGCAAATGCCATAGGGTTCACCGGAATCGGTTCGATGCTGCCCAAGGTGTTCACCGCTACTGCTTCGCCTTTGATCATGTCGCGCGCTACAGACATCCCTTTGGGAGTCACTTGCACATGGCCTTCGAAGACGTGTGCCTCCGTGCGTTCTGAGGTTACATCCACGCCAAACGCCGTGCCGATATCCACGACTTTCAGATTCGGCGTCTGCACGGTGAAGCCGCGTGCCTGCGATGGCACATGCGCGCTCAAACGACCCTGATGACAATTCACTTCCGTGACCGAGATCAGATCGATCTCTGCCGGGCCTTCCACCACCACGCGTGCGCCGGAGTAAAATTCCAGTTCCGCGAACCCTTGTTTCAACTTCAGCCTGCCGGGTTCCAGCGGAGCTCCGACCGTGAACACCACATCTCCCGTCTCCCACTCCACATCGATGGCGCGGGATAACACCGCGATGCCGGTGGGCGCGATCTCTTCCACGTAATCCGGTTCGTCCGGCAACTCTGCGGTCGTGACCTTGGGAGCGAAAACACCACTCATCCAAAGCGCTGCGACGATCAAAGCCACCATCGCAAAACCTGCCAAAGCCCGGTGCCAGCCGGTCCATAGAGCGAACCAGCCCGTTGACGTTTCTTCTTGGGATGCCTTTTCCGCAGGAGTGACTGACGCCGTTGCGAGTTTGCGGCCCCATTCCTCTTCACCGAAGCGGCGCACTAATGCATTGAAGCGCGCATGTTCCCAGAAGATCTGGCGCGCTTGCGGCGATGAGAGCAGCATGCGCTCCAGCTCGGATTTCTCTTCCGGCGTTATCGCGCCATCCACGAAGCGGTCTAAAAGTTTTTCGAGGCGTTGCTTGTCCATACGATCACCCTGCTTTCGCCACTTTCCGGCTCACACATTCCCGCAACACCACCCGGGCGCGGGATAAAGCCACATACACCGCCTCGGCCGACCAGCCCATGATCTGCGCGATCTCCGCGGGCTTATGCGCCTGTTGATAGCGCAGCTCGACCGCACGACGTGCCTGTGGTGCGAGTTGCTCCAGGCATTCCGAAAGATGTTTCAAGCGATCTTCGCCTTCCTCCGGCTCCGGCTGACACGCGCAGAGGGATTCCAATACCTCATCCGAAAGGGCGGTCGGCGCGTTTGGGTTCTGCCGTGTGGCTTCCAACACCTTGAACCGGGCGATGGCACAGACCCAGCCCATGAAATTGCTGCCCGGCTGGAAATCCGCCGCCTTTTTCGTCACCGTGAGGAAAGTTTCCTGCAAAACATCATCCACCCGCCCGAAATCGGGCATGAGTGAGAGGATGAAACCGCGCAAAGCGGGCGAATGCTGCACAAACAGCATCTGCACCTGCGCCACCTGTTCTGGACCGGTTTTGGCCATGGATAGCTAGATTCTCTAGCTGGAGATGTTGGAAACGGGGGTGACCTTAGCAATAAATCCCCTGACCGCCAGCCCCTTTCACCAGCCATAAATTGCCCGAACGCTCCGGCAGTCTCCCTGTTCAACAAGTTCAGCCATGGATACTTACCTTGGTAACCTGACCGCTTTGCCACTTGAACAGCCATCCGTCTTCCGGCTAAATGACCTCATGTTCTTCCAAGGGGCGCGTAGTTTTTTACCACTGATGTTGGTCATCTGTCTTTTCGCATTTTCATACCCATCGAGTTCGCCTGCCGCAGTAGGTACTTACATCCCGCCGAAACCGGAATGCGTGGACTTTGCTCAAAGGGTGGAACGCGCGATGCAGACGGAGGGGTTGAGCGCCCTCTACCGTCACATCAGCTTCACTGCCATTGCGGAACGGGCGGTCCCCGGCTCAGACATAACTCCACGCAATGCCAATGCGCTCTTTTCCAAATACATCGCGGACATGAACAGCT
This genomic stretch from Verrucomicrobiia bacterium harbors:
- a CDS encoding LamG-like jellyroll fold domain-containing protein — protein: MDKQRLEKLLDRFVDGAITPEEKSELERMLLSSPQARQIFWEHARFNALVRRFGEEEWGRKLATASVTPAEKASQEETSTGWFALWTGWHRALAGFAMVALIVAALWMSGVFAPKVTTAELPDEPDYVEEIAPTGIAVLSRAIDVEWETGDVVFTVGAPLEPGRLKLKQGFAELEFYSGARVVVEGPAEIDLISVTEVNCHQGRLSAHVPSQARGFTVQTPNLKVVDIGTAFGVDVTSERTEAHVFEGHVQVTPKGMSVARDMIKGEAVAVNTLGSIEPIPVNPMAFATPGELDSKEAIVQTRQFAEWKQTSQRWRSWPGLLVYYDFQPPSEQERTLRNVSSTGPHESDGAVIGARWTEGRWPMKRALEFKALGDRVRARIPGEFKSLTLHAWIRVDGLKRSYNSLMMGDGFDDGRVHWQIHQDGKVILCIKGTDEQTYRSPVIFTRERFGQWTQITSVFDGEKKKVRFYVDGVQVNEMSAGVKSPLKIGDMEIANWNTVGYGSGANFRNWNGRMDEFAMFDRALTADEVQELYRAGNKQAVQVVKK
- a CDS encoding sigma-70 family RNA polymerase sigma factor, which produces MAKTGPEQVAQVQMLFVQHSPALRGFILSLMPDFGRVDDVLQETFLTVTKKAADFQPGSNFMGWVCAIARFKVLEATRQNPNAPTALSDEVLESLCACQPEPEEGEDRLKHLSECLEQLAPQARRAVELRYQQAHKPAEIAQIMGWSAEAVYVALSRARVVLRECVSRKVAKAG